The following proteins are co-located in the Bombus pascuorum chromosome 3, iyBomPasc1.1, whole genome shotgun sequence genome:
- the LOC132904833 gene encoding guanine nucleotide-binding protein subunit alpha homolog gives MAGSLTWSCTCCLRFKFSPEEIEQRYKSQEIDRMLEKDRQTLRRQVKLLLLGAGESGKSTFLKQMRIIHGIKFEPELIKEYQHVIYQNIIKGMKVLVDARDKLNIPWENSKNYDIGYQLLKFENTMVLDARLFLHYVPALQSLWKDASIRKAFDRRREFQLSDSVQYFLDNLDRIARVDYVPTHQDILHCRKATKGISEFVIQINNIPFLFVDVGGQRSQRQKWYQCFDCVTSILFLVSSSEFDQVLLEDRRTNRLEESKNIFDTIVNNMIFGGVSIILFLNKTDLLDKKVRSPDTNVRWYFPQFTGDSHSMKDVQNFILEMFISVKRDPRKPLFHHFTTAVDTENIKVVFNAVKDTILHRNLESLMLQ, from the exons ATGGCGGGATCCTTAACGTGGTCGTGTACTTGTTGCCTGCGGTTCAAGTTCAGCCCCGAGGAGATCGAGCAGCGTTACAAAAGTCAAGAAATTGATCGAATGCTGGAGAAGGATCGTCAAACTCTTCGGCGACAGGTTAAGCTGCTGCTCCTCGGGGCAGGCGAGAGCGGAAAGTCGACATTCCTCAAACAGATGCGAATTATTCACGGAATTAAATTCGAG cctgaattaattaaagaatatcAACATGTAATTtaccaaaatataattaaaggaaTGAAGGTTTTAGTAGATGCTCGTGACAAGTTAAATATTCCATGGGAAAACTctaaaaattatgatattgGTTATCagttattgaaatttgaaaatactaTGGTGTTGGATGCTAGATTGTTCCTTCATTATGTACCAGCTTTGCAAAGTTTATGGAAAGATGCATCGATCAGAAAAGCCTTTGATAGAAGAAGAGAATTTCAATTA AGTGATTCAGTTCAATATTTCTTGGATAATCTTGACAGGATTGCAAGAgtg GATTACGTACCTACACATCAAGATATTTTACACTGCAGAAAAGCAACTAAAGGAATTTCAGAATTTgtcatacaaattaataatattccatTTCTGTTTGTTGATGTTGGAGGACAACGATCACAAAGACAAAAATGGTACCAGTGTTTTGATTGTGTTACCTCGATACTTTTTCTTGTTTCATCGTCCGAATTTGATCAGGTGTTGTTAGAAGATAG AAGAACCAATCGGTTGGAagaatcgaaaaatatatttgatacaatAGTCAACAATATGATATTTGGTGGAGTGTCTatcattctatttttaaataaaaccgATTTGTTAGACAAAAAAGTAAGATCCCCCGATACGAATGTTCGTTGGTACTTTCCACAATTCACAGGAGATTCACATTCCATGAAGGATGTGCAGAATTTTATACTTGAAATGTTTATATCTGTTAAAAGGGATCCAAGAAAACCTCTTTTTCACCATTTTACTACTGCTGTGGatacagaaaatataaaagttgtattTAATGCTGTCAAGGACACGATTTTGCATAGAAATCTGGAGTCGTTAATGCTCCAATAA